A stretch of the Candidatus Babeliales bacterium genome encodes the following:
- a CDS encoding DUF6629 family protein, with the protein MCFSASASFTAGSLLALIGGFSLYQVKNNRYYLVAAIPFLFAIQQFFEGFLWLSFTNKWLASYQNFFVYGFLFFAFVLWPIWIPVTIQYIEPNKKQKKYISTNVVSGLTIGLLTLFSLIFLGADASIKNNHILYEVPISPYFSIPGSLLYIYATIVPFFLSSIDWTRLFGA; encoded by the coding sequence ATGTGTTTTTCTGCTTCTGCAAGCTTCACGGCAGGTAGTTTATTAGCTTTAATTGGTGGCTTTTCTCTTTATCAAGTGAAAAATAATCGATATTATTTGGTTGCTGCAATTCCTTTTTTATTTGCGATACAACAATTTTTTGAAGGTTTTTTATGGCTTTCTTTTACTAATAAATGGCTCGCTAGTTATCAAAACTTTTTCGTGTATGGTTTCTTGTTTTTTGCATTTGTGCTTTGGCCAATTTGGATACCAGTAACAATACAATATATTGAACCAAATAAAAAACAAAAAAAGTATATTTCTACTAATGTGGTATCAGGATTAACAATTGGCTTACTAACATTATTTTCATTAATTTTTTTAGGCGCAGATGCCTCAATTAAAAATAATCATATTTTGTATGAAGTACCAATTTCACCTTATTTTTCTATTCCCGGAAGCCTTTTATATATTTATGCTACTATTGTGCCTTTTTTTCTTTCATCAATCGATTGGACACGCCTATTCGGAGCAC
- the priA gene encoding primosomal protein N' has translation MFIQVRLLKGFSEYLWYCVPSDLIAKMVVGNIVKVPLRNQVLPAIVEKITKEKPLVKFAIKNVQQVEEFPQDIQFHAFIKKVAWYYQIDVLYFFKRIRQFLLQKEANEKKIIDIKLQEQPADIQLTDEQQKIVDFLRPHIKQAAYTPALIHGVTGSGKTEVYKKCIEKAFESGKTTILLLPEVTLAVQFIKKLTQQINPSIPIFGFHSATSIKEKRLLWKKLLTGKPILIIGVHLPILLPISNLGLIIIDEEHDAGFQEKKHPRINSKEVALLRAQLYNIPIIMGSATPSVTSLYNVKAKQWHFFQLKKRFAGSFPKIQLVKLTESRKRPCFWVTWELEKALRKQLEKKEQTILFLNRRGFSFFVQCHGCSLIMLCEHCSVSLTLHQNNQLLCHYCGIEFRLPTHCPSCKKDQWLKKGIGTQQLVALLEKLIPEARIGRADLDTTINKKKWQETMQEFEDGQIDILVGTQTITKGYHFPKVTLVGIIWADLNIHFPFYNASEIALQQLIQVAGRAGRQSNESLVIVQTMADHHLFSYLSEIDYLSFYERELKTRKEVGYPPAMRLAEIELKFSDEEYVVKDARDLVTFLQKAVNEKKYSIKILGPALPPVHKIKNTHARKIYLKSASISELLQLYASIDHRIYKSNIFFTPNP, from the coding sequence ATGTTTATTCAAGTGCGGTTACTTAAAGGTTTTTCTGAATATTTATGGTATTGCGTGCCGTCAGATTTAATAGCAAAAATGGTAGTGGGTAATATTGTAAAAGTACCACTCCGCAATCAAGTTTTGCCGGCGATTGTTGAAAAAATAACTAAAGAAAAGCCATTAGTTAAATTTGCTATAAAAAATGTTCAGCAAGTGGAAGAATTTCCTCAAGATATTCAATTTCATGCATTTATCAAAAAGGTAGCTTGGTATTATCAAATCGATGTGCTTTATTTTTTCAAGCGTATTCGGCAATTTTTGCTTCAAAAAGAAGCAAATGAAAAAAAAATTATCGATATTAAATTGCAAGAGCAACCGGCGGATATTCAATTAACTGACGAGCAACAAAAAATTGTTGATTTTTTACGGCCTCATATAAAGCAAGCTGCATATACCCCAGCTTTGATACATGGAGTAACTGGCTCTGGTAAAACTGAAGTGTATAAAAAATGCATAGAAAAAGCTTTTGAAAGTGGAAAGACCACAATTTTACTTTTACCTGAAGTCACATTGGCAGTACAATTTATAAAAAAATTAACACAGCAAATAAATCCTTCTATTCCAATTTTTGGTTTTCATTCAGCAACAAGCATTAAAGAAAAACGGTTACTTTGGAAAAAATTATTAACTGGTAAGCCGATATTAATTATTGGCGTACATTTGCCAATTTTATTGCCGATTTCAAATTTAGGTTTAATTATTATTGATGAGGAGCACGATGCTGGATTCCAAGAAAAAAAGCATCCGCGAATTAATAGCAAAGAAGTGGCGCTATTGCGAGCACAGCTTTACAATATTCCTATCATTATGGGGTCAGCGACTCCATCAGTTACTTCTTTATACAATGTAAAAGCAAAACAATGGCATTTTTTTCAATTAAAAAAAAGGTTTGCTGGAAGTTTCCCAAAAATTCAACTGGTAAAATTAACAGAAAGCAGAAAGCGTCCTTGCTTTTGGGTTACCTGGGAATTGGAAAAAGCATTACGTAAACAACTAGAAAAAAAAGAACAAACTATTTTATTTTTAAATAGGCGTGGGTTTAGTTTCTTTGTTCAATGTCATGGGTGCAGCCTTATAATGCTCTGTGAACATTGTTCAGTAAGTTTAACATTACATCAAAATAATCAATTGCTTTGTCATTATTGTGGGATAGAGTTTCGCTTGCCCACACATTGTCCGTCATGCAAAAAAGATCAATGGCTCAAAAAAGGAATTGGCACACAACAACTAGTGGCATTATTAGAAAAATTAATTCCTGAAGCGCGTATTGGGCGCGCAGATCTTGATACCACTATTAATAAAAAAAAATGGCAAGAGACTATGCAAGAATTTGAAGATGGTCAAATCGATATATTAGTAGGCACACAAACAATTACTAAAGGATATCATTTCCCGAAAGTTACTTTAGTTGGTATTATTTGGGCTGATTTAAATATTCATTTTCCATTTTACAATGCTTCAGAAATTGCATTACAACAATTAATTCAAGTTGCTGGTCGTGCTGGAAGGCAATCGAATGAAAGTTTAGTGATTGTACAAACAATGGCAGATCACCATTTATTTTCATATCTTTCAGAGATCGACTATCTTTCTTTTTATGAACGTGAATTAAAAACACGCAAAGAAGTTGGCTATCCACCAGCCATGCGATTGGCAGAAATTGAATTAAAATTTAGTGATGAAGAATATGTTGTCAAAGATGCACGAGATTTAGTTACTTTTTTACAAAAAGCAGTGAATGAAAAAAAATATTCGATAAAGATTCTTGGGCCCGCTTTGCCACCAGTGCATAAAATCAAAAATACACATGCACGCAAAATTTATCTAAAAAGTGCTAGTATTAGTGAATTATTACAGCTCTATGCAAGTATTGATCATAGGATTTATAAAAGTAATATATTTTTTACTCCTAATCCTTAA
- a CDS encoding glycosyltransferase, which translates to MNRKRKILILSCQGGGGHMSAASAIESYLSEYDVKTADAIGNVLAHLDPLFYLSFGRYTGQDIYNFLLKHNKKQLINFFFHIGTFLIKRYKRGLKKSLTHYFKAESPDLIISVIPLFNNVIAEVAANQSIPVLIVPTDFDINTFISGVQASRLKNIGICLSIDDSEINTILKNEHSIEKDTVNITGFPVRSSFFEQKDIRALKRKFNINPAKPILMLVMGATGSTATINYIKKLCSISHPFHIIACIGRSKHLRKFIEKIKLPSHISITVIDSSEDISDVMAIADLCITKPGSVTFAELLYMNLPIIIDNTTTALLWEQLNLSLLTRYNLGDIITDYNQIESKVSAYLTSELLRQQIQDNIRKLPKKHFGTELTHIVKKLFNESVSENSKI; encoded by the coding sequence ATGAATAGGAAACGAAAAATCCTCATTCTTTCTTGCCAAGGAGGCGGTGGTCATATGTCAGCTGCATCAGCGATTGAATCCTATTTATCAGAATATGACGTTAAAACAGCTGATGCAATAGGTAATGTATTAGCTCATTTAGATCCACTTTTTTATCTTTCTTTTGGGCGCTATACCGGGCAAGATATATATAACTTTTTACTCAAACATAATAAAAAACAATTGATTAACTTTTTCTTTCATATTGGTACTTTTCTTATTAAAAGATATAAGCGAGGCTTAAAAAAAAGTTTAACTCATTATTTTAAAGCAGAATCGCCTGATCTTATTATTTCTGTTATTCCGTTGTTTAATAACGTGATAGCTGAAGTTGCAGCAAATCAATCAATTCCAGTACTTATTGTGCCAACCGACTTTGATATTAATACTTTCATTAGTGGCGTACAGGCTTCTCGACTAAAAAATATTGGTATTTGCTTAAGTATTGATGATTCTGAAATTAATACAATTTTAAAAAATGAACATAGTATTGAAAAAGATACCGTCAATATTACCGGCTTTCCTGTTCGTTCATCTTTTTTTGAACAAAAAGATATTCGTGCTTTAAAAAGAAAATTTAATATAAACCCCGCAAAACCAATTTTAATGCTCGTTATGGGCGCTACTGGCTCAACAGCCACTATTAATTATATAAAAAAGTTATGTTCAATAAGCCATCCTTTTCATATTATTGCTTGTATTGGAAGAAGTAAGCATTTACGCAAGTTTATCGAAAAAATAAAACTCCCTTCTCATATAAGCATTACAGTTATTGATAGTTCAGAAGATATTTCTGATGTCATGGCAATAGCAGATTTATGTATCACAAAACCTGGTTCTGTAACGTTCGCCGAACTGCTTTATATGAATTTGCCAATAATTATTGACAATACAACTACTGCTTTATTATGGGAACAATTGAATTTATCACTTCTTACGAGATATAATCTTGGTGATATTATTACTGATTATAATCAAATTGAATCAAAAGTTTCTGCATATTTAACAAGTGAACTTCTCCGACAACAGATTCAAGATAATATACGAAAATTACCTAAAAAACATTTTGGAACTGAATTGACACATATCGTAAAAAAATTATTCAATGAATCGGTAAGTGAAAATAGTAAAATTTAA
- a CDS encoding YetF domain-containing protein, whose amino-acid sequence MNGYEFIEYLFGKDANILSMWHMSIRACVIYFLGIILIRLNKRFMGLRTGFNFFLYVLMGSMLASIIIGQTDFIHGIGAIIVILGINLIITFLVYLFPSFEKLLKGERSLLVKNGKILWPAMRNNLITKDELMDAAHNANLLELSMVKEAYFENSGNITIIKKND is encoded by the coding sequence ATGAATGGTTATGAGTTTATTGAATACCTATTTGGTAAAGATGCTAATATATTATCAATGTGGCACATGAGCATACGAGCTTGTGTTATTTATTTTCTAGGTATTATTCTCATACGACTCAATAAACGATTCATGGGGTTACGCACTGGATTCAACTTTTTTTTATATGTACTAATGGGATCAATGTTGGCATCAATCATTATCGGGCAAACAGATTTTATCCATGGAATTGGCGCAATTATTGTTATTCTTGGCATCAACCTTATAATAACCTTTTTAGTATATTTATTTCCATCCTTTGAAAAACTTCTCAAAGGAGAACGATCACTTTTAGTAAAAAATGGTAAAATATTATGGCCTGCTATGCGTAATAATTTAATTACAAAAGATGAATTAATGGATGCAGCCCACAATGCTAACTTACTCGAACTAAGTATGGTAAAAGAAGCTTATTTTGAAAATAGCGGCAATATAACAATAATCAAAAAAAATGATTAA
- the orn gene encoding oligoribonuclease, which produces MKNANNLVWIDLEMTGLYPQTDVILEIATIITDDNLNPLAPSLSLVIHQPDSILENMNEWCKHQHALSDLTAEVKKSTTTLEQAQVETLSLIAQFCPPKKGILCGNSIWQDQKFLERYMPNISAYLHYKMIDVTSIQQLIKRWYPDDPNISFLKTEEHRALPDILESIDELKHYRKYFFI; this is translated from the coding sequence ATGAAAAATGCAAATAATCTGGTATGGATCGATTTAGAGATGACAGGTCTCTATCCGCAAACTGACGTAATTCTCGAAATTGCTACCATTATCACTGATGATAATCTAAACCCCCTGGCACCAAGCCTTTCATTGGTCATTCATCAACCTGATTCTATCCTTGAGAATATGAACGAATGGTGCAAGCATCAACATGCCTTATCAGACTTAACTGCAGAAGTAAAAAAATCCACCACTACGCTTGAGCAAGCGCAAGTAGAAACACTGTCACTTATTGCACAATTCTGCCCACCAAAAAAAGGAATACTTTGTGGCAATTCTATTTGGCAAGACCAAAAATTTTTAGAACGATATATGCCAAATATTAGCGCATATCTTCATTATAAAATGATTGATGTAACGAGTATCCAACAACTTATAAAACGATGGTATCCTGATGATCCTAATATTAGTTTTTTAAAAACAGAAGAACATCGCGCGCTGCCTGATATTTTAGAATCAATCGATGAGCTTAAACATTATAGAAAATATTTTTTTATTTAA
- the ruvA gene encoding Holliday junction branch migration protein RuvA: protein MIARLDGTIKEILDQSLVLATGSICFEIYVPYTHRFTKNTDTQLYIYVHWNQEQGPTLFGFDKSEEKTIFQTIIGCSGVGPKLALTILEHMDTSSFLQCISEQNSNALSTIPGIGKKKAEQLILYLKDKVAKLIEKGMLHSSSNLSELQQISEVLASLNYSRPEINAALEYVRSTDQPTVSFDLLLRKALSFLSKRS from the coding sequence ATGATTGCTCGGTTAGATGGCACCATAAAAGAAATTTTAGATCAGTCGCTTGTTTTAGCAACTGGTAGCATCTGCTTTGAAATCTACGTTCCATATACCCATCGTTTTACAAAAAATACAGATACCCAATTATATATTTATGTGCATTGGAATCAAGAACAAGGACCAACCCTTTTTGGTTTTGATAAATCAGAAGAAAAAACAATTTTTCAAACTATCATTGGCTGCTCAGGCGTAGGACCCAAATTAGCTTTAACTATTTTGGAACATATGGATACCAGTTCATTTTTACAATGTATTAGTGAACAGAACAGCAATGCATTAAGCACCATCCCCGGCATAGGTAAAAAAAAGGCCGAGCAATTAATTCTTTATCTTAAGGATAAAGTTGCAAAATTAATTGAAAAAGGTATGCTGCATAGCAGCTCCAATTTGTCAGAGCTGCAGCAAATTTCTGAGGTTCTTGCATCATTGAATTACTCACGCCCAGAAATTAATGCAGCTCTTGAATATGTAAGATCAACTGACCAACCCACCGTTTCGTTTGATTTATTATTACGCAAAGCTCTTTCATTTTTATCAAAACGCTCTTAA
- the truB gene encoding tRNA pseudouridine(55) synthase TruB, with protein sequence MEGFLFINKPADITSHDCINHIKKIFGKKIKIGHAGTLDPFATGLLIIGIGRAATRILKHLTKRPKEYISTGKLNILTDTLDRIGTTVEEKNITINQMQLMKAIKQFSESYEQIPPKFSALKFQGKPLYKLARQGLANLEKILAIKKRTVHIYRIELLNFEFPFFTIKTEVSSGTYIRSLLYDIAQKMGTIATTWELCRTKIGDINLDQAINLNEIQSFEDIENNLHSIEGIFLT encoded by the coding sequence ATGGAAGGATTTTTATTTATTAATAAGCCAGCCGATATAACTTCACATGATTGTATTAATCATATAAAAAAAATTTTTGGCAAAAAAATAAAAATCGGCCATGCAGGAACGCTTGATCCTTTTGCTACTGGGTTATTAATTATTGGTATTGGCCGCGCTGCAACACGGATACTTAAACATTTAACAAAAAGGCCAAAAGAGTATATATCTACAGGAAAATTGAATATTCTTACTGATACACTTGATAGAATAGGCACAACAGTCGAAGAAAAAAACATCACGATTAACCAAATGCAACTTATGAAAGCAATAAAACAATTCAGTGAATCATATGAACAAATTCCACCCAAATTTTCTGCGTTAAAATTTCAAGGAAAGCCTTTATATAAGCTTGCACGCCAAGGATTAGCAAACCTAGAAAAAATATTAGCGATAAAAAAGCGTACCGTTCATATTTATCGTATCGAATTACTTAATTTTGAATTCCCTTTTTTTACTATTAAAACAGAAGTTTCTTCGGGCACGTATATTCGTTCGTTGCTCTATGATATTGCACAGAAAATGGGAACCATCGCAACTACATGGGAACTGTGTCGCACCAAAATTGGTGATATTAATTTGGATCAAGCAATCAATTTAAATGAAATACAATCTTTTGAAGATATTGAAAACAATTTACACTCTATTGAAGGTATATTTTTAACTTAA
- a CDS encoding family 1 glycosylhydrolase — protein sequence MMHIKIIPILLSFLISSLIIFPREIHWDWSKIDPTAIWFPANFLWGCADSALQVEGIDIDDGKKIENSWTELENKTQLPVKVGSACERWTRYKSDFALLKQIGMKGYRFSIDWSKIEPEEGQFNGQSMQHYIDVVDELIRLGITPIVTLFHHVCPIWFMQKGSFEYDENKKYFVRFAKYIFNRLHKKVPFWIILNEPVAYAFEGYFLGNYPPGKKNFFIAGKVIHNMLNAHVAVAQEFKKLDEKPKIGIAHMCHPIDGFSSWNPFEKMVTKWFSYLMNETTIQFFKTGKFSWPPSWIKGKNKFAPRTLDFFGINYYTHTTIKQIHPFKMEARIRSEEKVVDLSKRMERSKVMYPEGLYRSIVRASKLNIPIYITENGAATEDPELREEYLKKHLYAISRAIAEGQDIRGYFFWTLTDCFSWNKGYENKHGIFAVDFETQERTYRPSTQYLIDTVARFSSN from the coding sequence ATGATGCATATTAAAATTATACCTATTTTATTAAGTTTTTTAATTAGTTCTTTAATAATTTTTCCGCGCGAAATACATTGGGACTGGTCTAAAATTGATCCAACTGCTATTTGGTTTCCTGCTAATTTCTTATGGGGGTGTGCTGATTCAGCTTTGCAGGTCGAGGGAATCGATATTGATGATGGAAAAAAAATTGAAAATAGTTGGACTGAGCTTGAAAATAAAACACAATTACCAGTTAAGGTTGGCAGTGCTTGCGAACGTTGGACTCGCTATAAGTCAGATTTTGCATTACTAAAGCAAATAGGCATGAAAGGATATCGTTTTTCTATTGATTGGAGCAAAATTGAACCAGAAGAAGGGCAGTTTAATGGGCAATCAATGCAACATTATATTGATGTAGTTGATGAATTAATACGATTGGGTATCACGCCTATTGTTACTTTATTTCATCATGTATGCCCGATTTGGTTTATGCAAAAAGGAAGTTTTGAATATGATGAAAATAAAAAATATTTTGTACGATTTGCCAAATATATTTTTAATCGTTTACATAAAAAAGTCCCATTTTGGATTATTCTTAATGAACCAGTTGCTTATGCTTTTGAAGGATATTTTTTAGGTAATTATCCTCCAGGTAAGAAAAATTTTTTCATTGCCGGTAAAGTTATTCATAATATGTTGAATGCCCATGTAGCCGTAGCGCAAGAGTTCAAAAAATTGGACGAAAAACCAAAGATTGGTATTGCACATATGTGCCACCCAATAGATGGCTTTTCTAGTTGGAACCCTTTTGAAAAAATGGTTACCAAATGGTTTAGTTACCTTATGAATGAAACTACGATTCAATTTTTTAAAACGGGTAAATTTTCATGGCCACCCTCATGGATAAAAGGAAAAAATAAATTTGCGCCTCGAACTCTCGATTTTTTTGGTATCAATTATTATACGCATACCACTATAAAACAAATTCATCCTTTTAAAATGGAGGCGAGAATAAGATCTGAAGAAAAAGTTGTAGATTTATCAAAACGCATGGAACGTTCAAAAGTTATGTATCCGGAAGGGTTATATCGTTCCATTGTTCGAGCATCAAAATTAAATATTCCGATTTATATTACTGAGAACGGAGCGGCTACTGAAGATCCTGAATTAAGAGAGGAATACTTAAAAAAACATTTATATGCCATATCACGTGCTATTGCCGAAGGACAGGATATACGTGGATACTTTTTTTGGACTTTAACTGATTGTTTTTCATGGAATAAAGGATATGAAAATAAACATGGTATTTTTGCAGTTGATTTTGAAACACAAGAACGTACTTATAGGCCTTCAACACAATATTTGATTGATACTGTTGCACGCTTTAGTTCTAATTAA
- a CDS encoding amino acid carrier protein produces the protein MDLLYFFAYLNYRLGIPTAIILLAVAFYFTLRLKFIQIRGLPRFIHLIIYGIKAQKKDPQMKTINPFHALFTAMSTSLGIGTIIGPSVAIIMGGPGALFWLGAYSLCASVTKFAEVTFAVHFREETDEGLILGGPMQYLNKVNRFLGRWYAYATMILFAGWSGLQSNVLAETLSQESIPEWLTGIIISVIVFIMLCGGAKRIGAFSSKLVPIMSILYISIGCFILAKNYLILGDILNEIFTRAFLPTSAIGGFTGASVIHAIRSGVYKGAYITESGMGTAAIPHSIANVDHPTDQGILAMVSVFADTALCILSGFLILTSNFWKIGYVSNILMYKVFQHNLPVFGRPILLITIFLFGIGTIIGNSFNGRQSFASITRYRYLYIYYFFVCFIIFFGAIADVPLVWAIIETLLPLVAIPNVLSLIYLSIKYKNVLKI, from the coding sequence ATGGATTTATTATATTTCTTTGCTTACCTCAATTATCGTCTTGGCATACCTACTGCAATTATTCTTTTAGCAGTTGCTTTTTATTTCACACTTAGATTGAAATTTATTCAAATACGAGGCCTCCCGCGTTTTATACATCTTATTATTTATGGAATTAAAGCTCAAAAAAAAGATCCTCAAATGAAAACCATAAATCCTTTTCATGCATTGTTTACTGCAATGTCAACCTCATTAGGTATCGGTACTATTATTGGCCCTTCAGTGGCAATTATTATGGGCGGGCCTGGTGCATTATTTTGGCTTGGCGCTTATTCATTGTGTGCTTCAGTTACAAAATTTGCAGAAGTTACTTTTGCCGTTCATTTTAGAGAAGAAACGGATGAAGGATTAATTCTCGGCGGCCCCATGCAGTATTTAAACAAAGTTAATCGATTTCTAGGACGATGGTATGCTTATGCTACTATGATTCTTTTTGCTGGGTGGTCAGGATTACAATCAAATGTATTAGCTGAAACGCTGTCACAAGAATCTATCCCCGAATGGCTTACCGGAATTATTATATCAGTAATCGTTTTTATCATGCTCTGCGGTGGTGCAAAACGAATTGGTGCATTTAGTAGTAAACTAGTACCTATTATGTCCATTTTATACATTTCAATTGGTTGTTTTATATTAGCTAAAAATTATCTAATTCTCGGCGATATATTAAATGAAATTTTTACTCGTGCATTTTTACCCACATCTGCAATAGGTGGTTTTACTGGCGCTTCAGTAATTCATGCTATCCGTTCTGGCGTATATAAAGGAGCTTATATTACGGAATCAGGAATGGGAACTGCCGCAATACCACATTCTATAGCGAATGTTGATCACCCGACTGATCAAGGAATTTTGGCTATGGTTTCAGTATTTGCCGATACTGCACTTTGTATATTATCTGGCTTTTTGATACTTACCTCCAATTTTTGGAAAATAGGTTACGTAAGCAATATATTAATGTACAAAGTTTTTCAGCATAATTTACCAGTATTTGGAAGACCAATTTTGCTTATAACTATTTTTCTTTTTGGCATTGGTACTATTATAGGTAATAGCTTTAATGGGCGTCAAAGTTTTGCTTCCATTACCCGCTATCGCTATTTATATATATATTATTTCTTTGTATGTTTTATTATCTTTTTTGGTGCAATTGCTGATGTACCATTAGTATGGGCTATTATTGAAACATTATTGCCATTAGTTGCCATTCCAAACGTGCTAAGCCTTATTTATCTTTCGATTAAATATAAAAATGTATTAAAAATTTAA